The following coding sequences lie in one Heyndrickxia oleronia genomic window:
- the dnaI gene encoding primosomal protein DnaI translates to MENINDTLKRFTMNSRFQQQMNDIKREVINHPDIREFLRKHQDEITTSMIEKSLMKLYEYKDQSKDCRDCPSLDSCVNMMKGFEPEIILRRDSIDLHYRPCKKKRIADERKKSRELIQSIYVPKEILQASFGDFSLESDGRLTAYEYAERFAREYELGKKMKGLYLYGKFGVGKSYLLGAIANHLAENKQISSLIVYVPEFFREMKQSLSDHSTNEKLEVVKKAPLLMLDDIGAEVMTSWTRDEILGSIMQFRMQENLPTFFSSNFDYGELQHHLTYSQRGEEEKIKAARIMERIKYLSIPIRVDGPNMRH, encoded by the coding sequence ATGGAAAATATAAATGATACATTAAAGAGATTTACTATGAATAGTCGTTTTCAACAACAAATGAATGATATAAAAAGAGAAGTGATCAATCACCCGGATATACGTGAGTTTCTTAGAAAGCACCAAGATGAGATTACTACATCAATGATTGAAAAAAGTTTAATGAAGCTATATGAGTATAAGGATCAATCAAAGGACTGTAGGGACTGTCCTAGTTTAGATTCTTGTGTAAATATGATGAAAGGTTTTGAACCAGAAATTATTTTGCGAAGAGACTCGATTGATCTCCACTATCGTCCATGTAAAAAGAAACGAATAGCTGACGAAAGAAAGAAATCAAGAGAATTAATTCAAAGCATTTATGTACCAAAGGAAATATTACAAGCTTCATTTGGTGATTTTTCATTGGAATCGGATGGACGGTTAACGGCATATGAGTATGCAGAGCGATTTGCTCGAGAATATGAACTAGGTAAAAAAATGAAGGGGCTCTATCTTTATGGGAAATTTGGTGTTGGGAAATCCTATTTATTAGGGGCGATTGCTAATCATTTAGCTGAAAATAAACAAATTTCCTCCTTGATTGTTTATGTGCCAGAGTTTTTCCGAGAAATGAAGCAATCATTAAGTGATCATTCTACAAATGAAAAACTAGAGGTTGTAAAAAAAGCCCCTCTATTAATGCTAGATGATATTGGTGCAGAAGTAATGACAAGTTGGACACGTGACGAAATATTAGGATCGATCATGCAATTTCGTATGCAAGAAAACTTACCTACCTTTTTTTCATCCAATTTTGATTATGGGGAACTACAACATCATCTTACTTATTCTCAAAGAGGAGAAGAAGAAAAAATAAAAGCTGCCCGAATCATGGAAAGAATTAAATACTTATCGATTCCAATACGTGTAGATGGACCGAATATGCGACACTAG
- the ytaF gene encoding sporulation membrane protein YtaF translates to MGFQLSLFLMAFAVSLDNFSAGFTYGLRKMKIPIKSILIIAICSGLSLGIACVFGRILQSFIDPNLANRLGGIILILIGIWVLYQFFKPEKVSTKEDEKVVLNVEIRSLGVVINILKKPTSADFDNSGAINGIEAFMLGFALSLDAFGAGIGAAMLGYSPTYLSILVALMSFLFVTGGLKLGKMFSHLNWMQKISFLPGVLLILIGVFKF, encoded by the coding sequence ATGGGCTTTCAGTTATCACTCTTTTTAATGGCTTTTGCTGTTAGTTTAGATAATTTTAGTGCAGGTTTTACTTATGGTTTAAGAAAAATGAAAATCCCGATAAAATCTATATTGATTATAGCGATTTGTTCAGGACTTTCATTGGGAATTGCATGTGTCTTTGGGAGGATTCTACAGTCGTTTATCGATCCTAATCTCGCCAATCGATTGGGTGGTATCATATTAATTTTGATTGGCATTTGGGTCTTGTATCAATTTTTTAAGCCAGAAAAGGTATCAACAAAAGAGGATGAAAAAGTAGTATTAAATGTTGAAATTCGTTCACTCGGTGTAGTCATAAATATATTAAAAAAGCCAACGAGTGCGGATTTTGACAATTCCGGAGCCATAAATGGAATTGAAGCGTTTATGCTTGGATTTGCTTTGTCTTTAGATGCCTTTGGAGCTGGAATTGGAGCAGCTATGCTTGGATATTCTCCAACCTACTTAAGTATTCTAGTTGCGTTAATGAGCTTTTTATTTGTAACAGGTGGATTAAAATTAGGAAAAATGTTCTCCCATCTTAATTGGATGCAAAAAATTTCTTTTTTACCGGGTGTATTACTAATATTAATCGGAGTATTTAAATTTTAG
- the mutM gene encoding DNA-formamidopyrimidine glycosylase, which translates to MPELPEVETIRRTLQNLVVGKTIDNVQVHWPKIVKKPVEVEQFKDALIGETITDVNRRGKFLIINLNTYALVSHLRMEGKYGLFNSDEPYDKHTHVIFHFTDGTELRYRDVRKFGTMHLFLKGEENNDLPLSQLGPEPFSSSFTNQYLQGKLKKTERKIKPVLLDQTIVTGLGNIYVDEALFRAKIHPERKANTLNSDELINLHQEIIATLSEAVEKGGSTIRSYVNSQGEIGMFQLQLLAYGRKGEECKRCGTPIEKIVTAGRGTHFCPNCQKNRP; encoded by the coding sequence ATGCCTGAATTACCGGAAGTAGAAACGATTAGAAGAACATTACAGAATCTTGTAGTAGGGAAAACGATTGATAATGTACAGGTGCATTGGCCTAAAATCGTAAAAAAGCCGGTTGAGGTTGAACAATTTAAGGATGCATTGATTGGGGAAACAATTACAGATGTTAATCGAAGAGGGAAGTTTCTAATTATTAATCTAAATACTTACGCTCTCGTTTCCCATCTACGTATGGAAGGGAAATATGGTTTATTTAATAGTGATGAACCATATGATAAGCATACACATGTCATATTTCATTTTACTGATGGAACAGAGCTGCGTTATCGCGATGTCCGAAAATTTGGGACAATGCATTTATTTTTGAAGGGTGAAGAAAACAACGACCTTCCATTATCACAATTAGGTCCTGAACCGTTTTCAAGCTCATTTACTAACCAATATTTGCAGGGAAAACTTAAGAAAACTGAACGAAAGATAAAACCTGTACTTTTAGACCAAACAATTGTTACAGGACTTGGAAATATTTATGTGGATGAAGCATTGTTTAGAGCAAAGATACATCCTGAACGAAAGGCCAACACCTTGAATAGCGATGAACTAATAAATCTTCATCAAGAAATTATCGCTACCTTATCTGAAGCTGTAGAAAAAGGTGGGAGTACGATTCGTTCCTATGTAAATTCCCAAGGAGAGATTGGTATGTTCCAATTGCAATTACTTGCATATGGGCGTAAAGGGGAAGAATGTAAACGATGTGGAACCCCTATAGAAAAAATTGTCACTGCGGGTCGAGGAACTCATTTTTGTCCAAACTGTCAAAAGAATAGGCCCTAA
- a CDS encoding putative sporulation protein YtxC: MDFVFKELSDAIWLHEYFIKKNQTITFYETTFQNQKQYILTIDNHKVPIQEIQSGFIQFILIKKRMDWARDILKEYFYYKEESEQDNILDIVTEMFDGERPELMKMVGVMNDEVMIREAILSLFDDHKSISFDSLIKFRLKKYFEQLIQYVEMAIDEYKMEQEYQVFIQMLRDYLANRKACMDTVRIYFGEYGKFYSKEYQELSKEQISEMIDRRLITNHPVYIDSVTIAPLLSIAPKKIYLYADSADNGLIRTIQNIFEERVILLEKEQFWKEKNSYPINH, from the coding sequence TTGGATTTTGTTTTTAAAGAATTATCTGATGCAATTTGGCTACATGAATATTTTATCAAGAAAAATCAAACGATAACATTTTATGAAACAACTTTTCAAAATCAAAAGCAATATATTTTAACGATTGATAATCATAAGGTTCCAATACAAGAAATACAATCTGGATTTATTCAATTTATTCTAATAAAAAAACGAATGGATTGGGCTCGAGATATTCTCAAAGAATATTTTTATTATAAAGAGGAGTCCGAACAAGATAATATTTTGGACATTGTAACGGAAATGTTTGATGGCGAACGTCCAGAACTTATGAAAATGGTTGGTGTAATGAATGATGAAGTGATGATACGAGAGGCAATTCTCTCTTTATTTGATGATCATAAATCGATTTCTTTTGACTCATTAATCAAGTTTCGCTTAAAAAAATATTTTGAACAATTGATTCAATATGTTGAAATGGCGATAGATGAATATAAAATGGAACAAGAGTATCAAGTATTTATTCAAATGTTAAGAGATTATTTGGCTAATCGTAAGGCATGTATGGACACTGTTCGTATTTATTTTGGTGAGTATGGGAAGTTTTATAGTAAAGAATATCAGGAATTATCAAAAGAGCAGATTTCAGAAATGATTGATAGAAGATTAATTACGAATCATCCAGTCTATATTGATTCTGTTACAATTGCTCCTTTACTGTCCATTGCGCCCAAAAAAATATATTTATACGCAGATTCTGCAGATAATGGATTGATCCGAACCATTCAAAATATTTTTGAAGAAAGAGTTATCCTTTTAGAGAAAGAACAATTTTGGAAAGAAAAAAACAGTTATCCTATTAATCACTAA
- the coaE gene encoding dephospho-CoA kinase (Dephospho-CoA kinase (CoaE) performs the final step in coenzyme A biosynthesis.): MAKIIGLTGGIASGKSTVSNLLRRKGFAIVDADIAARKVVEIGEDAYKQIVEAFGPEILQQDQNLDRKKLGTIVFHDEEKRLMLNQIVHPAVREYMQKEKETALKQGKETVIMDIPLLFESNLGYMVDQTILVYVEQSIQLQRLMDRNQFTEAEAMARIQSQMPLEEKIEKSDAVINNNGTIDETEQQLDEIITKWFLKP; this comes from the coding sequence ATGGCAAAGATTATAGGACTAACCGGTGGTATTGCGAGTGGAAAAAGTACAGTTTCTAACTTATTAAGAAGAAAAGGCTTTGCTATTGTGGATGCAGATATTGCTGCTAGAAAAGTTGTTGAAATTGGTGAAGATGCCTATAAACAAATAGTTGAAGCCTTTGGTCCAGAGATTTTACAACAAGATCAGAATCTGGACAGAAAAAAACTGGGAACCATTGTTTTTCATGATGAAGAAAAACGGCTAATGCTAAATCAAATTGTTCATCCCGCTGTTAGAGAATACATGCAAAAAGAAAAAGAAACAGCTCTTAAACAGGGAAAAGAGACGGTTATTATGGACATTCCATTATTGTTTGAAAGTAACCTCGGTTATATGGTAGATCAAACGATCCTAGTCTATGTTGAGCAATCCATTCAATTACAAAGACTGATGGATAGAAATCAATTCACGGAGGCAGAGGCGATGGCAAGAATTCAATCACAAATGCCACTTGAAGAAAAAATTGAGAAATCTGATGCTGTGATTAATAATAATGGAACGATTGATGAGACAGAACAACAATTAGATGAAATCATTACAAAATGGTTCCTTAAACCTTAA
- the speD gene encoding adenosylmethionine decarboxylase, protein METMGRHVISELWGCDFEKLNNMDFIEKTFVDAALKSGAEIREVAFHKFAPQGVSGVVIISESHLTIHSFPEHGYASIDVYTCGNLDPNIAADYIAESLHAEKRETIELPRGMGAVQISKEQVNV, encoded by the coding sequence ATGGAAACTATGGGTCGTCATGTAATTTCTGAATTATGGGGTTGCGATTTTGAAAAGTTAAACAATATGGATTTTATTGAAAAAACATTTGTTGATGCAGCATTAAAATCTGGCGCTGAAATTCGCGAGGTGGCTTTTCATAAATTTGCTCCACAAGGTGTGAGCGGTGTAGTTATTATTTCTGAGTCACATTTAACTATTCACAGCTTTCCGGAACATGGATATGCTAGTATTGATGTTTACACATGCGGGAATTTAGATCCGAATATTGCCGCAGATTATATAGCAGAAAGTTTACATGCTGAAAAGAGGGAAACGATTGAATTACCTCGTGGCATGGGAGCCGTACAAATTAGCAAAGAACAAGTAAATGTATGA
- the nrdR gene encoding transcriptional regulator NrdR, translating to MKCPSCSHNGTRVVDSRPIDEGRSIRRRRECEICNYRFTTFEKVEESPLIVVKKEGVREEFSRDKILRGLIKACEKRPVALAELEKITLDIEQHLRNQGYSEVNSELIGELVMDKLAKVDEVAYVRFASVYRQFKDINVFLEELKELIKKD from the coding sequence ATGAAATGTCCTTCATGCTCACATAATGGAACTCGCGTGGTTGATTCACGCCCTATTGATGAAGGCCGCTCTATACGGAGAAGAAGAGAATGCGAAATATGTAACTATCGTTTTACAACATTCGAAAAGGTCGAAGAATCTCCTCTTATCGTCGTGAAAAAGGAAGGGGTACGCGAGGAGTTTAGTCGTGATAAAATATTACGAGGTTTAATAAAAGCTTGTGAAAAAAGACCTGTGGCTCTTGCGGAATTAGAAAAAATAACGTTAGATATAGAGCAGCACTTAAGAAATCAAGGATATTCTGAGGTTAACTCGGAGTTAATTGGTGAACTGGTTATGGACAAGTTAGCAAAAGTAGATGAGGTTGCATATGTCCGGTTTGCTTCGGTTTATAGGCAGTTTAAGGATATCAATGTTTTTCTTGAGGAATTGAAAGAACTAATAAAAAAAGATTAG
- a CDS encoding glyceraldehyde-3-phosphate dehydrogenase, with amino-acid sequence MKTRIAINGFGRIGRMVFRKAILENELDIVAINASYPAESLAHLIKYDTTHGKFEADILSTEEALIVNGHRIKLLNQRNPGELPWKELNIDIVIEATGKFNSREKAELHLQAGAKKVILTAPGKNEDVTIVMGVNEGALKINEHDIISNASCTTNCLAPVAKVLNEQFGIENGLMTTIHAYTNDQNNIDNPHKDLRRARACAQSIIPTTTGAAKALALVLPELKGKLHGMALRVPTPNVSLVDLVVDLKKEVTIEEVNEAFITAASGSLHGILEFTTEPLVSVDFNTNPHSTIIDGLSTIVMDGRKVKVLAWYDNEWGYSCRVVDLTKFVAKEMNTKSKVNIG; translated from the coding sequence ATGAAAACAAGAATAGCAATTAATGGATTTGGTCGAATTGGACGAATGGTATTCCGAAAAGCGATATTAGAGAATGAATTAGATATAGTAGCGATCAATGCAAGTTATCCTGCAGAAAGCTTAGCACATTTAATTAAGTATGATACTACACATGGGAAATTTGAGGCAGATATTCTGTCAACTGAAGAAGCATTAATTGTTAATGGACATCGAATTAAACTCCTTAATCAACGTAATCCAGGAGAACTTCCGTGGAAAGAGCTGAATATAGATATTGTTATTGAGGCAACTGGTAAATTTAATTCACGAGAAAAGGCTGAACTTCATTTACAAGCCGGTGCCAAAAAAGTGATCTTAACTGCCCCTGGGAAAAATGAAGATGTAACTATTGTCATGGGAGTAAATGAAGGCGCATTAAAAATTAATGAACATGACATCATTTCAAATGCATCATGCACAACAAACTGTTTAGCACCAGTAGCAAAAGTATTAAATGAGCAATTTGGCATTGAAAACGGATTAATGACAACTATCCATGCCTATACGAATGACCAAAATAATATAGATAATCCGCATAAAGATTTACGACGTGCCCGTGCATGTGCGCAATCCATTATACCTACAACAACAGGAGCTGCTAAAGCGTTAGCCCTCGTTCTACCAGAACTGAAGGGGAAGCTACACGGAATGGCTTTAAGGGTACCAACTCCAAATGTCTCCTTAGTTGATTTAGTTGTAGATTTGAAGAAAGAAGTTACTATTGAAGAGGTAAATGAGGCGTTTATTACAGCTGCCTCAGGCTCCTTGCATGGAATCCTAGAATTTACGACAGAGCCACTAGTATCAGTTGATTTTAATACGAATCCACATTCAACTATTATTGATGGCTTATCGACCATAGTGATGGATGGACGGAAAGTGAAAGTTCTTGCATGGTATGATAATGAGTGGGGATATTCCTGTCGAGTTGTAGATTTAACTAAATTTGTTGCCAAAGAAATGAATACAAAGTCAAAGGTAAACATAGGATAA
- the polA gene encoding DNA polymerase I: MEKKLILIDGNSIAYRAFFALPLLNNDKGIHTNAIYGFTTMLMKILNEEKPSHLLVAFDAGKTTFRHNTFKEYKGTRQKTPPELSEQFPFIRELLDAYGIKRYELENYEADDIIGTLSLQAEKDGFEVKVISGDKDLTQLSSEHTTVCITKKGITEIEEYTPEHIKEKYGLTPEQIIDMKGLMGDSSDNIPGIPGVGEKTAIKLLKEYETVENLLQSIDQVSGKKLKEKIEEYQEQAIMSKKLATITREAPVTISVDETAYENSNDEKLVTLFKELGFNSLIDKLDVKHNPDQKEEFDKLEYQIIEEITDELFTNESALYLEIFEENYHTGEIIGLSICNENGVFYLPVKTALNSSAFKTWAQDETKKKFVYDGKAAVVALRRFGVELKGIDFDLLIASYLLNPSETVEDFASVAKRHGYNMVHSDEEVFGKGVKRKVPEENILADHVVRKVVGIASLVNSCLEELEKNDQLELFTELELPLSFILADMESTGIMVNIDRLKQMGEELTERLQSIEEKVFELAGESFNINSPKQLGVILFEKLGLPVYKKTKTGYSTSADVLEKLESEHEIVKEILHYRQLGKLQSTYIEGLLKVVHLDNSRIHTRYNQVLAQTGRLSSVDPNLQNIPIRLEEGRKLRQAFIPTEEDWFIFSADYSQVELRVLAHIAGDKKLIEAFNEDMDIHTKTAMDVFHVKKDEVTNNMRRQAKAVNFGIVYGISDYGLSQNLGITRKEAGKFIERYFASYPGVKDFMTDIVQDAKQKGYVSTILKRRRYIPEITSRNFNIRSFAERTAMNTPIQGSAADIIKKAMIDMAARLKQENLQARLLLQVHDELIFEAPSNEIDILKKIVPEVMENAVQLVVPLKVDYAYGPTWFDAK, from the coding sequence TTGGAAAAAAAGCTAATATTAATTGATGGAAATAGTATCGCCTATCGGGCATTTTTTGCCTTACCATTATTAAACAATGATAAAGGGATCCATACCAATGCCATTTACGGTTTTACAACGATGCTAATGAAAATTTTGAATGAAGAAAAGCCTTCTCATTTATTAGTGGCTTTTGACGCAGGGAAGACGACTTTTCGTCATAACACATTTAAAGAATATAAAGGAACGAGGCAGAAAACACCACCTGAGCTTTCGGAACAATTTCCATTTATTAGAGAGCTACTAGATGCCTATGGGATTAAAAGGTATGAATTAGAAAACTATGAAGCTGATGATATTATTGGGACACTCTCTCTTCAGGCTGAAAAAGATGGTTTTGAAGTGAAGGTAATATCTGGAGATAAGGATTTAACACAGCTTAGCTCAGAACATACAACAGTATGCATTACCAAAAAAGGGATCACAGAAATAGAGGAGTATACACCAGAGCACATTAAAGAAAAGTATGGTTTAACTCCAGAGCAAATTATTGATATGAAGGGATTAATGGGTGATTCATCGGATAATATTCCTGGAATTCCTGGAGTCGGAGAGAAAACAGCCATTAAACTATTAAAGGAATATGAAACAGTAGAAAACTTATTACAATCTATTGATCAAGTTAGTGGAAAGAAATTAAAAGAAAAAATCGAGGAATATCAAGAACAAGCAATCATGAGTAAAAAGCTTGCAACAATTACTCGTGAAGCTCCTGTAACTATATCAGTGGATGAAACAGCTTATGAAAATAGTAATGATGAAAAACTAGTTACTCTTTTCAAGGAGCTAGGTTTTAATTCATTAATAGATAAATTAGATGTCAAACATAACCCTGATCAAAAGGAAGAGTTCGACAAGCTCGAATATCAAATAATTGAAGAAATCACAGATGAACTGTTTACGAACGAGAGTGCTCTTTATTTGGAAATCTTTGAAGAGAATTATCATACGGGTGAAATAATTGGTCTAAGTATTTGTAATGAAAATGGAGTATTTTATTTACCGGTAAAGACTGCTTTGAATTCTAGTGCATTTAAAACATGGGCGCAAGACGAAACAAAGAAAAAATTTGTATATGATGGAAAAGCTGCAGTTGTTGCTTTAAGACGTTTTGGTGTGGAGCTGAAAGGAATAGATTTTGACTTATTAATTGCTTCTTATTTACTCAATCCTTCGGAAACTGTGGAAGATTTTGCATCCGTTGCGAAACGTCACGGGTATAACATGGTTCATAGTGATGAAGAGGTGTTCGGTAAAGGGGTGAAGCGAAAAGTTCCAGAAGAGAACATCCTTGCTGATCATGTAGTGAGAAAGGTTGTTGGAATTGCTAGCTTGGTTAATTCTTGCTTAGAGGAGCTTGAGAAAAATGATCAGCTAGAACTCTTTACAGAGCTTGAGCTACCTCTTTCATTTATATTAGCAGATATGGAATCAACTGGAATCATGGTGAATATTGACCGTTTAAAACAGATGGGGGAAGAATTGACTGAACGTTTACAATCAATAGAAGAAAAAGTGTTCGAATTAGCTGGTGAGTCATTTAATATTAATTCTCCAAAGCAATTAGGTGTTATATTATTTGAAAAACTAGGATTACCTGTGTATAAGAAAACTAAAACGGGTTATTCAACATCTGCAGATGTACTTGAAAAGCTTGAATCTGAACATGAGATTGTTAAGGAAATCCTCCACTATCGTCAATTAGGTAAATTACAATCTACCTATATTGAAGGTTTATTAAAAGTTGTTCATTTAGACAATAGTAGGATTCATACAAGATATAATCAAGTTCTTGCTCAAACAGGAAGACTAAGCTCAGTTGACCCCAATCTTCAAAATATCCCCATTCGACTAGAGGAGGGACGTAAATTAAGACAAGCCTTTATCCCAACTGAAGAGGATTGGTTCATTTTCTCTGCTGATTACTCACAAGTAGAGTTGCGTGTATTAGCTCATATTGCGGGTGATAAAAAGCTTATCGAAGCTTTTAACGAAGATATGGATATTCATACGAAGACAGCGATGGATGTATTCCATGTGAAAAAAGATGAAGTAACCAATAATATGCGTCGGCAAGCAAAAGCAGTTAACTTTGGAATAGTTTATGGAATTAGTGATTATGGGTTATCACAAAATTTAGGTATTACAAGGAAGGAAGCAGGGAAATTTATTGAACGCTATTTTGCGAGTTATCCTGGGGTAAAAGATTTTATGACGGATATTGTTCAGGACGCAAAACAAAAGGGTTATGTTTCAACAATTCTAAAAAGAAGAAGATATATACCTGAAATAACTAGCAGAAACTTTAATATTCGTAGCTTTGCCGAGAGAACTGCAATGAATACACCGATTCAAGGAAGTGCCGCTGATATTATTAAGAAAGCAATGATTGATATGGCGGCTAGATTAAAACAAGAAAACCTACAAGCACGTCTTCTTTTACAGGTACACGATGAATTGATTTTTGAAGCTCCTAGTAATGAAATAGATATTTTAAAGAAAATTGTACCTGAAGTGATGGAAAATGCAGTTCAATTAGTTGTACCTCTTAAGGTTGACTATGCATACGGTCCTACATGGTTTGATGCAAAATAA
- a CDS encoding replication initiation and membrane attachment family protein, whose translation MNQMWNEVQPVDRYQVTSNGILHEYDRKVISFLYQPLIGTNCYSLYSTLWNEIEINRIWSDDWTHYHLMNFLGLNLREIYEARLKLEGIGLLKTYMKKDGEERGFIYELQPPLSPEQFFTDGMLNVFLYRQLGHSHFQRMKKFFSDHVIDRDSHKEITRSFQDVFTTNNDPFIQDMDAQNASLIENNSQYISRNETSKIQIEVANFDFELLFAGLNEYLIPRKAITRQVKEAISNLAFLYSINAIEMKSLLLSSLNAEQEIDINDLRKAARDWYQLEHADGVPQLVDRIQPGLQRQAGVNDTMTQEEQLVHYLETTSPRQLLIDISDGAEPSKGDLVAIEEIMFQQQLPPGVVNVLIHYVMLKTDMKLTKNYIEKIASHWARKKVKTVKEAMDLAKNEHRQYQQWAKNKDQKTQRKQPIRKEKLPDWFNEENNQTEEKNQLKEKESMEEKRRRLESIQNQYKNRR comes from the coding sequence ATGAATCAGATGTGGAATGAGGTACAGCCTGTTGATCGGTACCAGGTAACTTCAAATGGAATCCTACATGAATATGATCGGAAGGTCATCTCGTTTCTTTATCAACCATTAATTGGAACTAATTGTTATAGCTTGTATTCGACTCTTTGGAACGAAATTGAAATCAATAGGATATGGTCGGATGATTGGACACATTATCATTTAATGAATTTTTTGGGATTAAATTTGAGAGAAATTTATGAAGCCCGTTTAAAGCTTGAGGGAATTGGACTATTGAAAACATACATGAAAAAAGATGGGGAAGAACGAGGTTTTATTTATGAGCTCCAGCCACCCTTATCCCCTGAACAATTTTTTACGGATGGGATGTTAAATGTTTTTTTATATAGACAATTAGGGCATAGTCATTTTCAACGGATGAAAAAGTTTTTCTCGGACCATGTGATTGACAGAGATTCACATAAAGAAATTACTCGATCATTTCAGGATGTATTTACTACGAATAATGATCCTTTTATCCAGGATATGGATGCTCAAAACGCAAGTCTTATTGAAAACAATAGTCAGTATATCTCAAGAAATGAAACGAGTAAGATACAAATAGAAGTAGCGAATTTTGATTTTGAATTATTGTTTGCTGGATTAAATGAATACCTAATTCCAAGGAAAGCTATCACTCGTCAAGTGAAGGAAGCAATATCCAACCTTGCATTCTTATATAGTATTAACGCGATTGAGATGAAAAGTTTATTACTGAGTTCATTAAATGCAGAACAGGAAATTGATATTAATGATTTGAGAAAAGCAGCGAGAGATTGGTATCAACTGGAACATGCAGATGGGGTCCCGCAATTAGTTGACCGAATTCAACCGGGATTGCAACGTCAAGCTGGTGTAAATGATACAATGACACAGGAAGAACAATTAGTCCATTATTTGGAAACAACCTCGCCGCGTCAATTATTAATTGATATTTCGGACGGTGCAGAACCTTCCAAAGGCGACCTTGTTGCAATCGAAGAGATAATGTTTCAACAGCAGCTTCCTCCAGGAGTTGTCAATGTACTAATTCATTATGTTATGCTTAAGACAGATATGAAACTCACTAAAAATTATATAGAAAAAATAGCCTCTCATTGGGCAAGAAAAAAAGTCAAGACGGTGAAAGAGGCAATGGATCTTGCAAAAAATGAGCACCGACAGTATCAGCAATGGGCTAAAAACAAGGATCAAAAAACACAAAGAAAACAACCGATTCGCAAAGAAAAATTACCTGATTGGTTTAATGAAGAAAATAATCAGACCGAAGAAAAAAATCAACTGAAAGAGAAAGAGTCGATGGAGGAAAAGCGCCGAAGATTAGAATCAATTCAAAATCAATATAAAAATCGGAGGTGA